Within the Emticicia oligotrophica DSM 17448 genome, the region ATCAAGACTGATAAAAATAACACTCACTCGATTATATTGATACTCGTTCGCTAAAGTTTCAAACACGGGCATTTCACTCACGCAAGGTTTACACCAAGAGGCCCAAAAATTAATCACCCTTATTCCATCGTTTTTTTGCAACAACTGCTCAACATCTGAAAACTTTATAATTTCGATATTTTTTTGGGCAAAAGAACAAAAATTAATGGTCAAAAGTGTGAACAAAAGATTTATCCAAAATTTTTTCACAATTCTTTCTCTAAGTAGTTCGTAAATTTATTTTTAAAATCCGTAATTCGCAATCTTAAACTTTAATTAACGTGATTTTTGTAATTCCGAATAGTTTTACAAGGAGGCTAAATACTTTACCTATAAACTTTTAGCGTTTAAAACACAAATTACATACAATCATTAATTAGTGCTCAATAATGGCAAAACATATTCTTTTAATGGATGGCCCCGATGCTAAAGGCCTGATTTTTCACGTAACAAGCGTACTGTACAGAAACGAGTGTAATATTATTTCGCAAGATGAATACGTAAGTCCACCAGCTGATGGGGTTGAAGGACAGTTTTTTATGCGTACAGAGTTTGAATCACCTGATAAACTCGACCCACAGAAAATTTTGAAAGATTTACAAGATACAATCGCCACACCAGCGATAAACTTAAGAATAAATCCAAAAAAGAAAAAGGACGTTGTTATTTTAGCCACTAAAGAGCACCATTGCCTTTCTGATTTATTGATTCGATATAATTTTGATGAACTTGACGCCAATGTTTTGGCGGTGCTGAGTAATTATAATACTTTACAGCCATTTGTGAGTAAATTTGGTATTCCTTTTCATTACATCACTCACGAACACAAAACTCGTGACGAACACGAGCAGGCCATTTTACGCACGCTCGAAATCTACAAACCAGAATATTTGGTTTTGGCTAAGTACATGCGTATTCTTTCACCTGAGTTTGTTTCGCATTACCCTAATAAAATTGTGAATATTCATCATTCGTTTTTGCCCGCATTTATTGGAGCAAATCCTTATCGTCAGGCGTATGAGCGTGGTGTAAAAATCATTGGTGCAACAGCCCATTTCGTGAATAATAATTTAGATGAAGGACCAATTATTGCACAAAATGTGAAAGATGTTGACCACAGTTATATGGCAACTGATATGGCCCGAGAAGGAAAAGAGGTAGAAAAATCAGTTTTAACTCATGCTTTGAAATTGGTTTTCAATGACCGAGTTTTTATTAGCGGAAATAGAACGGTTATTCTTTAAAATTGGCAGTTTTCAGTTCGCAGCTCATAAAATCTGCGAACTGAAAAATACTTATTTCTTCACAATCGTAAATTCTACCCGACGGTTTTGGGCACGACCTTCTTCGGTATCATTACTTGCCACTGGGCGAGTTTCTCCAAAACCTACACTTGTAACTCGATTCGCTGGTAATTTCTTCGATAATAAATAACTACGTACGGCTTCGGCACGGTCTTGTGAAAGTTTTAAATTACTTTCGTTCGAACCTACGTTATCGGTATGTCCTTGAATCTCAATCGTTAGATTACCATTTTCTTTCAAGGTCTCGGCAATTCGATCTAACTCTGGAAATGATTCTGAGCGAAGTGTAGCTTTGGCATACTCAAAGAAAATATTGTTGAGTGGCACTTTTTCACCTTCTTTGATTGGCACTAGCTTCAAATCATCACCATCAATTTCTTTGAATTCTTTAATCTCTGTGAGGTCAATATTTTTTCCAATAGCAATAAAATCCTTTGCTTCTGCCCGATATGAATATTTAGCCCCATAAGGCAATACTATTTTATATTCGCCAGTATTGGGGTTTGTGTAAGCTTCGCCAACTTCTTCTCCATCGGGTAATGTCTGATAAACAATTTTTGCTTCAATCGGACGACCCGTTTTTTGGTCAACAACCCTGCCACTAATCATAACTACAGGTGTAGGTGTTGTGGTGCCAGTGTTTACCGGGCTTTTCCCTTGGCTCAAGCTTTTTTGCTCTTCTAATCTGTTATTCGATGTCTGAACTCCCCCTGCAATCACCGGCTCTTGCTTTTTATCGTCACGCAATTTAAAACGCACAATATCGCCTTTTCCAACTGAATTTTTCTTTGAACTCATATACGCATACTCGCCTGATGCCGAAATGGTATAGGAAAGCTCATTGGCATCGGTATTTACTTTATCGCCCATATTGATTGGCTTCGACCATCTTCTCCAACTTCTATCCAAACGTTTTGATACCCAAATATCGGTTCCACCTAAACCACCCTTACGGTCGGAGGCAAAATAAAGTGTATAATTATCTGAAGCTAAGAAAGGCGTAGTTTCAGTATCTCCTGTGTTAATGTTATCGCCTAAACTTTCTGGCTTTGTCCATTTTCCATCACGTCCTAAAAAAGACACATAGAGGTCATCTTCTTTACTATTCCTTTTTTCACTAAAAGCTAAAATCAAGGTTTTTCCATCATTTGATAAACACGCAGTCAAGAATTGACCTTTACACAAATCATCAAACTTCGGAATGATTAATCGCTGAGGTTCGGACCAACCCGTTTTAGTACGTTTACAAGTAGATAAGCCTACCTCATTTTCTCGACGACCGCCATTATAAACCCCCGAAATCAGAATCGTGTTTCCATCGGGCGTAATACTGTATAGGTCATTGTATTGGTCTTTATTAATGCTATTCGGCATTCTCCTTGCAATTGTCCATGAGCCATCTCTACTTTCCGAATACCACACATCTTGGCTACCTTTAGCTCCATAGTTATTAGATGGATGGCTCACACGTACAAAATATAAAGTTTTACCATCGGGGGCAATAACAGGATTCAACTCATTGAATTCAGTGTTAACCGCCGATCCGAGATGCTCTGCGTTTTGGGCGAAAAGTTGTTCGGTCGAAAAGTATAAAGAAGCAGTTAGTAAGAAAAATACCGTCTTACGCATAAAATATATTTTAAAAGAAAAGTCTCTATTGCTTTGCAAATAACGCAATCTCTGAGCCAAAATGTATTATTTATAGAAAAAATCATTCTAAAAATACGTAGTTTTGCAGTTAAATGATTTTGATTTTAGTTTGAAAAAAAATAAATCGAATTTCAAGTAAGTTTTAGGAAATAGATTTTCATACTTAACTAAGTAGTAATTTTCATTAATTAAGTAACAAATTCCCATAATTTTATAAGATTAAATGCAAGCAAATCAGATTTTTGAAGCCTTCAATAACCTACGTGTTTTGATTGTGGGCGATGTGATGATTGATTCATATATTTTTGGAAAAGTTGACCGTATTTCACCTGAGGCCCCCATCCCAGTTGTGAATGTTAAGCGTAAAGAAATTCGCTTGGGTGGTGCGGGAAATGTGGCCATGAATATCAAATCATTGGGCGGAACTCCCATTCTATGCTCAGTTGTAGGAAACGATGCTGATGGAAATGATTTAATCAAACTTTTAGAAGAAAGCCATTTACCTACTGAGGGCATAATTCAATCAAATAATCGAATTACCACCGTTAAACAAAGAGTTTTGGCTGGTTCTCAACACGTAGTTCGCATTGATTCGGAAATGGATGGGCCAATTACTACCAACGAACGCCAGCAATTAATTGAAAAAGCTCATTCTTTAGCCAACTCATGCGATGTAATTATCTTTGAAGATTATGATAAAGGTGCTTTAGATGTCGAAAGTATTCAATCGATTGTTAGCTTTGCTAAAACGAAGGGAATCCCAACCATTGTTGACCCTAAGAAACGTAACTTTTTGCATTATCAAGGAACAGACATTTTTAAACCTAATCTGAAAGAGTTAAAAGAAGGCTTAAAAATTGATTTTGATGCCAAAAATCTTGAAGAAGTTAAAACGGCAGTTGCTTCAGCGAAACAAACTTTAGGCGTAAACGGTTTATTTCTTACACTCTCAGAAAATGGTGTTTTTATAGATTATCAAGGAGAAATCCATCATATACCTGCACATTTGCGTAGTATCACTGATGTTTCAGGAGCGGGCGATACAGTTGTAAGTATTGCAGCCATGTGTTTAGCTTTGAAACTTTCGCCGAAAACAATCGCAGCTATGTCAAACCTAGGTGGCGGATTGGTATGTGAATATGTAGGTGTAGTGCCAATCGAAAAAGAAAAACTGAAAGTAGAATTCCAGAAACACGCTTAGACATAAAAAAAGCACCCGTTATTCAAAGATAATGCGTGGTGCTAAAAACTCAGAAGGTGGTTGTGTTTCTTACAATCCATTGTGGCTGAATTATTTTGAAGCCGGCTTGAATGGCAATGTTAGTTTTCCCTTTTTATTTAAAGAATAAACTACAACTCCAACAGCAACAGCGGCTAACCCGAATAATACTCCTTTTTTCATTGTCGTACTGTGTTTAAATTGTTTTCCTGTTCTTAACTTGACAACTAAATAACGGAAAATAGACGATATTTGTTGCAACAAACGCTTAAAAATAACTTAAAAATTTATTTTACGGTAAAATACCCTTTACGAAGGTGTTATACAAGTAAAACCTATTTAAAATACAGAAATTTTTGTGCCAAAATATTATCATTATTTGAAAAAATATTACTTTTCAAATAATTATTATTAAACGGTATATTTTTAACAAAATAATAATCCTTAAGACTATTTTAAGGTACACTCATTCGTTTCACTTTATAATTATTATCAAACTTTGAGCCAAAACATTGGATTAGTCATGCGTTCTACGGGGTCGTGGTATGAAGTTCGTACCGCTACTGGTGCTATGCTGCAATGTCGTCTAAAAGGGAAATTCAAAATTAAAGGTCTAAAAGTTACCAATCCGATTGCGGTAGGCGATAAAGTGGTATTCGAAATTGAAGACGAAAATCGTAATACGGGTATTATCAACGATATTCTCCCACGTGAAAATTATATCATCCGTCAGTCAGTACACAAAACTGCTCACGGGCACCTTTTAGCTACCAATCTCGACCAAGCTGTATTAATTGCCACGCTCAATTTCCCTCGTACCTCTTTGGGGTTTATCGACCGTTTTTTGGTGGCCGCTGAGTCGTTTCGTATTCCTACTGTATTGGTTTTCAATAAATTAGATTTACTCAACGAAGAACAAATAGCCTATCAACAAGAATTAGCTGACCTTTACGAAAGCCTCAATTATAAATGTATTTTTACCTCTGCGGTGGATGGAATTGGCGTTGATGAATTCTATGAAGTCCTTAAAGATAAAGTTTCCTTGCTTTCGGGGCACTCAGGAGTTGGAAAATCAACTTTAGTTAATGCCATTGCCCCTAATCTCGACCTTCGTACCTCAGAGGTTTCAACTTTTGCCAATAAAGGCGTACATACCACCACTTTTGCCGAAATGTTTGAGCTAAGCCACGGAACATTTATCATAGATTCGCCCGGAATTAAAGAATTAGGCTTAGCTGATATGGAGAAAGATGAAATTTGTCACTATTTCCCAGAAATGCTAGAAATTTTAGACGAATGTCGATTCAATAACTGCAAACACATTGATGAACCCAATTGTGCAGTAAAAGAAGCAGTAATGGATGGCCGAATTGCAGAAAGTAGATATTTTAGCTATCTTAGCATGATGGATGGGGGCGACAACAGAAAATAAGTACCACCGACTTTCTTTTCCCTTTTATCCTTAAAATTGGTTGCTTTAAACAAATATCTTTCTCGAAAAGATTTATTATTATTTCTTTCGTTTTTACAAATACTCTAAAGCCTTATTTAGCGTTAGTGGCACTGAAGTTTACTGCCACATTGTTCCAATATCATTTTTGAAAAGATTTTCATCGAATCTTTAGAAATCAATCTTGGTATTCTTATAAATCATTTTAATCTTAGTATAAAAGTAGTAATTTTGCCCGACTATAATTATAAAGGTCTATGGAAGAAGAAGACATCGTAGAAGTAGAAGTCCGGTATTCTGAAAAAGAAAAATACGCAGTTTTTGATAAAGAGTTTATGCCACACATAGACTCCATGTACAACTTTGCCTTTCGCCTAACAAACGATGAAGATGATGCCCACGATTTAGTGCAAGATACTTATTTAAAGGCATTTAGGTTTATAAACTCATTCGAAAGAGGAACTAATGCCAAAGCATGGTTGTTCAGGATTCTGAAAAATAGCTTTATCAACGATTATCGTAAGAAAAGCAAAGAACCTTCAAAGGTAGATTACCAAGACGTTGAGACAACCTATAATTCGACAGAAGATGCCGAAATGGATGCCACAACCGACTTGCGTACTGAAACCGTACAGGATATGATTGGCGATGAAGTAGCCAATGCTTTAAATAGCCTACCTGTTGATTTCAGAACGGTAATTATTCTATGCGATATTGAAGGTTTTACTTACGAAGAAATGGCCAAGATTCTTGACATTCCTATCGGAACTGTGCGTTCAAGACTTCACCGTGCTAGAAATCTCTTGAAAGAAAAACTCAAAACTTATGCCAACTCAATGGGTTATCAAACCGATGGAGCCGAAAGTGAGGAAGAAGAAGACTTTTGATAAAAAAAACACAAAATGAACAAATTTTAAAACTTTACTGTTACCCTTTTGTTCAAATACGTCAATTTCACCATTACTGACAAATTCAAACTCTAAAGCAATTAGAGCACGAACACTAAAATAAAACTGTTCCTATAATTAAATAAATTCAATGAAGTATCAGTGTGACAATCATCAGAAGTGCATGAAGATGATACAGGCCGTTCTTGACGGTTCTGCATCTGCTGAGGAAATCGAACACTTCAAGCAAAACATGGATGTGTGTATGCCGTGTATCGAGACCTATAAACTCGAAAAATGCATGAAGGAAGCCATGCAAGAAAAAGTTGAAAAGAAATGCTGTCCAGAGAAGTTAGTTCTTGATATTAAAGCAAAAATCGGACTGTCACTTTTAGTTTTAGGATTTATAGCAGTTGAAGTAAAATTATATTCAATATTTTTTAGTTGTTAATTCACTTGATAGTAAGCCTTTTACTATCGGTTTTTTCTAAAAAAATTAAATAGTATATTTGCAAAAATATTCGGCCGTCAAATTTAGAATTTGATGGCTTTTTTAATAATTATAAAATCAGTTGTGGCTTTATTTAAGTCGTTGGCCATTAACTAATCTTCTCATGAAAGGTAAAGCAATTATATTTTGTGCCCCATCGGGCTCGGGTAAAACTACCATTGTTAAGCATCTACTTGACAAATACACAAATCTCGGTTTTTCAATTTCAGCATGTACTCGCGATAAACGCGGGCGTAATGAAGAAAACGGCAAAGATTATTATTTCCTTAGTATTCATGATTTTAAAGAAAGAATTGATAGAGATGAATTTGTAGAATGGCAAGAAGTATACCCAGGAGCTTATTATGGTACACTAAAAACTGAAATCGAACGCCTGTGGGATGAAGGCAAAAATGTAATTTTTGATGTGGATGTAAAGGGCGGAATGAATCTGAAAAGATACTTCGGCGACAACGCTTTGGCAATTTACGTAAAAGTGCCTTCGATGGAAGAATTGGAAAGAAGATTACGCAGCCGTGGCACTGACGATGAAGATAGCATTTCTAGAAGAATCTATAAAATGAAGTTCGAGATGGAGTTTCAAGATAAATTCGATGTCATTTTGCACAATGATGATATCCAACATTCTTGGCAAAAAGCCGAAGAACTCTACGAGCAATTTACTAAAAATGAGTTAGTGATTACAAAAAAACCGTTGGAAGTGTGAAAATAGGTTTGTTCTTTGGTTCGTTTAATCCGATTCACGTGGGGCATTTGATTATTGCCAACACTATGGCCAATTGCACCGATTTGGAGCAAGTTTGGTTTGTGGTTTCTCCACAAAATCCGTTCAAGAAAAACAAAAGTTTATTGCATGAGTTTGACCGACTCACGATGGTAGAAAAGGCAATAGCCGATAATTTTAAGCTAAAGGCCAGCGATATTGAGTTTTCGATGCCTAAACCAAGCTACACGATTGATACGCTCACGAAATTATCCGAACGCTACCCTCAACACGATTTTAAGTTGATTATGGGTGAAGATAATTTGGTACAATTTGAAAATTGGAAAAACTACGATAAAATTCTTGAATATTACGAACTATATGTATATCCTCGCCCAAATACGGCCGAACATAATTTCAAGAATCATCCAAAAGTAAAGTTTATTGAAGCTCCTTTACTCGATATTTCAGCAACATTTATTCGAAATTCTATCAAAGCAGGTAAACCAATACGTTATATGGTTTCTGATGAAGTAGATGAATATATTCGTTGGAAGAAGTTTTATTTATAAAATTTTGGGGCGAACATTCTGTTCGCATTAATACAATCAAACAGAAGATTCACCCCAAAAATTATTTACTAATCTGCCCCGCCAAAACCTCAATTCCTTCCATAAAACTTACTGGCTCATAACCCAGCACCTCACGAGATTTCGTTAAATCAAAACCCGTTCTTGGCGGTCGTTTAGCTGGTTGAGAAAAAGTAGTAGAGTCGGCTTGTGCAATCAATGATTTATTAAGTTTAAAATAATCAGCAGTCATGATTGCCATTTCGTAAGGTGTAAGAAAATCTTTCCCTGAAATATTAAAAATACCTTCGGCTTCTTTGGTAGCAATCAATGCACAACCTTTGGCCAAATCTTCAGCTAATGTTGGTGTACGCCATTGATCGGTAACGACCTTGATATTTTTACCTTCCTCAAGCGATTTTTTCACCCATAAAATAATATTCGTACGGCTCATATCATGTGCAATGCCATAAACCAATACCGTGCGGGCAATGGCCCACCGAATTTTACTATGAATGACCAATTTCTCGGCCGCATATTTACTCCAGCCATAAAAACTAATCGGATTTGCCTCGTCCTCTTCTTTATATGGCCCCGAGGTTCCATCAAAAATAAAATCGGTTGAAATATGGAGTAAAAAGCTGTCAGTTTTCGCACAAGCTTCTACTAAATACTCTACCGAACTCACATTTTGTGCCCAACACGCTGCTTTTTCGCTTTCACATTGGTCAACATTAGTCATAGCAGCAGTATGAATAATAACCTCAGGCTGAATGCTTTCTACAACACTCAATACTTGTTCACGATTTGTAATATCCATGGGGTGATATTCATATCCCTCATGAAATGGTAATCGATTTTCACCACGAGCAGTGGCTATGATTTGAACATCCTGATTATTTAAGAGAAGCTCAACAAGCTTTTGCCCTAAAAGTCCATTAGAACCAGTAATTAAAATTTTCTTCATTTTATATTTCAAAAATCACTTCGCTAATTGAGAGAAGTCGAAGGTTAATACTTATAGCCAAATTTTTTGGTAATCTTCTTTTTACGCATTTTTTTTACCTTTAAATCCATTTTGATGTCTTCTTTAGGACGGTCGGCTGAGTCTTTAGGCTGCTTTGCAATTTCATCAATTACATTCAAATTATCAATAACCTCGCCAAAAACTGTATAACCATTATCCAAATGAGGCGTTCCACCCAAAATCATGTAATCGGCACGTTGTTCGGTAGTATAATTCATGCCATTACGCTGGGCAATGGTGGTAATTTCTTCATCTGTACGTTTTTTTCCTTGCACAATATAAAATTGACAAGCACTCGATTTTTTTTCAGGATTATTATCACGAGCAGCGGCTAAAGCACCTTTTCGATGAATATGATTGGGTTTGAACTCAAAAGGAATACGTTCAAGATTTCCACCTCCATTACCCAAACGCTCGCCTGGTTTGGCATTTTTTGAGTTGGGGTCGCCACCTTGAATCATAAATCCATCAATGATTCGATGAAACAATAAACTATCGTAGAATTTTTGCTCAACTAACTTCACGAAATTAGCTTTATGCAGCGGTGTATCATCGAATAATACCATGTGCATAGTACCAAACTTAGTATTGAGCGTCACTAAATAATCTTTCTTAGATTTTTTTTGAGCGATAGCAAAAGTGCTGAAGAATAGTAGTATAAAAACAAAAAAGTGCTTTTTCATGCGAATAAAGGCGATGATAAAGCACAAAAATACAATAAATATTTTGATGAGGATTAGGCTACCCCGAAATTTGATTCTATGGTATTTTAGGCCAAAACTAAATTAGCCGTAACATAACTCATGAAAGCAC harbors:
- the nadD gene encoding nicotinate (nicotinamide) nucleotide adenylyltransferase, with the protein product MKIGLFFGSFNPIHVGHLIIANTMANCTDLEQVWFVVSPQNPFKKNKSLLHEFDRLTMVEKAIADNFKLKASDIEFSMPKPSYTIDTLTKLSERYPQHDFKLIMGEDNLVQFENWKNYDKILEYYELYVYPRPNTAEHNFKNHPKVKFIEAPLLDISATFIRNSIKAGKPIRYMVSDEVDEYIRWKKFYL
- the gmk gene encoding guanylate kinase, whose product is MKGKAIIFCAPSGSGKTTIVKHLLDKYTNLGFSISACTRDKRGRNEENGKDYYFLSIHDFKERIDRDEFVEWQEVYPGAYYGTLKTEIERLWDEGKNVIFDVDVKGGMNLKRYFGDNALAIYVKVPSMEELERRLRSRGTDDEDSISRRIYKMKFEMEFQDKFDVILHNDDIQHSWQKAEELYEQFTKNELVITKKPLEV
- the purU gene encoding formyltetrahydrofolate deformylase; this translates as MAKHILLMDGPDAKGLIFHVTSVLYRNECNIISQDEYVSPPADGVEGQFFMRTEFESPDKLDPQKILKDLQDTIATPAINLRINPKKKKDVVILATKEHHCLSDLLIRYNFDELDANVLAVLSNYNTLQPFVSKFGIPFHYITHEHKTRDEHEQAILRTLEIYKPEYLVLAKYMRILSPEFVSHYPNKIVNIHHSFLPAFIGANPYRQAYERGVKIIGATAHFVNNNLDEGPIIAQNVKDVDHSYMATDMAREGKEVEKSVLTHALKLVFNDRVFISGNRTVIL
- a CDS encoding OmpA family protein, which produces MRKTVFFLLTASLYFSTEQLFAQNAEHLGSAVNTEFNELNPVIAPDGKTLYFVRVSHPSNNYGAKGSQDVWYSESRDGSWTIARRMPNSINKDQYNDLYSITPDGNTILISGVYNGGRRENEVGLSTCKRTKTGWSEPQRLIIPKFDDLCKGQFLTACLSNDGKTLILAFSEKRNSKEDDLYVSFLGRDGKWTKPESLGDNINTGDTETTPFLASDNYTLYFASDRKGGLGGTDIWVSKRLDRSWRRWSKPINMGDKVNTDANELSYTISASGEYAYMSSKKNSVGKGDIVRFKLRDDKKQEPVIAGGVQTSNNRLEEQKSLSQGKSPVNTGTTTPTPVVMISGRVVDQKTGRPIEAKIVYQTLPDGEEVGEAYTNPNTGEYKIVLPYGAKYSYRAEAKDFIAIGKNIDLTEIKEFKEIDGDDLKLVPIKEGEKVPLNNIFFEYAKATLRSESFPELDRIAETLKENGNLTIEIQGHTDNVGSNESNLKLSQDRAEAVRSYLLSKKLPANRVTSVGFGETRPVASNDTEEGRAQNRRVEFTIVKK
- a CDS encoding TlpA disulfide reductase family protein yields the protein MKKFWINLLFTLLTINFCSFAQKNIEIIKFSDVEQLLQKNDGIRVINFWASWCKPCVSEMPVFETLANEYQYNRVSVIFISLDFKRDIETVKKFVAEYQIKSQVYLIDEPDYNSWIDKVSPQWSGAIPATIISNGFKKEFYEQSFDYQSLSDKIRHFF
- a CDS encoding peptidylprolyl isomerase; the protein is MKKHFFVFILLFFSTFAIAQKKSKKDYLVTLNTKFGTMHMVLFDDTPLHKANFVKLVEQKFYDSLLFHRIIDGFMIQGGDPNSKNAKPGERLGNGGGNLERIPFEFKPNHIHRKGALAAARDNNPEKKSSACQFYIVQGKKRTDEEITTIAQRNGMNYTTEQRADYMILGGTPHLDNGYTVFGEVIDNLNVIDEIAKQPKDSADRPKEDIKMDLKVKKMRKKKITKKFGYKY
- a CDS encoding bifunctional heptose 7-phosphate kinase/heptose 1-phosphate adenyltransferase → MQANQIFEAFNNLRVLIVGDVMIDSYIFGKVDRISPEAPIPVVNVKRKEIRLGGAGNVAMNIKSLGGTPILCSVVGNDADGNDLIKLLEESHLPTEGIIQSNNRITTVKQRVLAGSQHVVRIDSEMDGPITTNERQQLIEKAHSLANSCDVIIFEDYDKGALDVESIQSIVSFAKTKGIPTIVDPKKRNFLHYQGTDIFKPNLKELKEGLKIDFDAKNLEEVKTAVASAKQTLGVNGLFLTLSENGVFIDYQGEIHHIPAHLRSITDVSGAGDTVVSIAAMCLALKLSPKTIAAMSNLGGGLVCEYVGVVPIEKEKLKVEFQKHA
- a CDS encoding SDR family oxidoreductase, whose translation is MKKILITGSNGLLGQKLVELLLNNQDVQIIATARGENRLPFHEGYEYHPMDITNREQVLSVVESIQPEVIIHTAAMTNVDQCESEKAACWAQNVSSVEYLVEACAKTDSFLLHISTDFIFDGTSGPYKEEDEANPISFYGWSKYAAEKLVIHSKIRWAIARTVLVYGIAHDMSRTNIILWVKKSLEEGKNIKVVTDQWRTPTLAEDLAKGCALIATKEAEGIFNISGKDFLTPYEMAIMTADYFKLNKSLIAQADSTTFSQPAKRPPRTGFDLTKSREVLGYEPVSFMEGIEVLAGQISK
- a CDS encoding sigma-70 family RNA polymerase sigma factor; the protein is MEEEDIVEVEVRYSEKEKYAVFDKEFMPHIDSMYNFAFRLTNDEDDAHDLVQDTYLKAFRFINSFERGTNAKAWLFRILKNSFINDYRKKSKEPSKVDYQDVETTYNSTEDAEMDATTDLRTETVQDMIGDEVANALNSLPVDFRTVIILCDIEGFTYEEMAKILDIPIGTVRSRLHRARNLLKEKLKTYANSMGYQTDGAESEEEEDF
- the rsgA gene encoding ribosome small subunit-dependent GTPase A, with translation MRSTGSWYEVRTATGAMLQCRLKGKFKIKGLKVTNPIAVGDKVVFEIEDENRNTGIINDILPRENYIIRQSVHKTAHGHLLATNLDQAVLIATLNFPRTSLGFIDRFLVAAESFRIPTVLVFNKLDLLNEEQIAYQQELADLYESLNYKCIFTSAVDGIGVDEFYEVLKDKVSLLSGHSGVGKSTLVNAIAPNLDLRTSEVSTFANKGVHTTTFAEMFELSHGTFIIDSPGIKELGLADMEKDEICHYFPEMLEILDECRFNNCKHIDEPNCAVKEAVMDGRIAESRYFSYLSMMDGGDNRK